A window of Brevibacterium ihuae contains these coding sequences:
- a CDS encoding nucleotide disphospho-sugar-binding domain-containing protein has protein sequence MRTLIFAPVTFNLAETTRMIAIARALGPSWRAIFQVYEDPYTHLIEQAGFEIRRLSPVLTPAEQAQALALDQGRSIRHPFSARLVRERVAAERRLIRTSGAEAVVMGTNPTSLLSARAEGVPLFYAVPFALTRPHVEQTSHLGLVLGEDPLRRLLDRAGSAALRLVYDRLPIAPRAFTTVAREVGVEPLRTGAALFEGDHTLLTVMPSELDGYTLPPSYHRVGPIFAELPCEVPEVVERLAAGPRPLIYLALGSSGDRRTVLGAIRSLARLDVEVIAPVRHLLNPGDEDSLPDSIHPVDLLPAHRLGGLVDAAVIHGGQGTVQTACATGVPFVGMGMQPEQSWNVLVCAREGNAIALHRRDAGTARLSDAVSRLLGDPAYRRAAERVQDEYAAEDGCAAAVRVIEQVLAGSAPGGAEVRQD, from the coding sequence ATGCGGACCCTGATCTTCGCCCCGGTGACCTTCAACCTCGCCGAGACCACCCGGATGATCGCGATCGCCCGGGCGCTCGGGCCCTCCTGGCGGGCGATCTTCCAGGTCTACGAGGATCCGTACACCCACCTCATCGAGCAGGCCGGGTTCGAGATCCGGCGCCTCTCCCCGGTCCTCACCCCCGCCGAGCAGGCGCAGGCGCTCGCCCTCGACCAGGGCCGGTCGATCCGGCACCCGTTCTCCGCCCGCCTCGTGCGCGAGCGCGTCGCCGCCGAGCGCCGCCTCATCCGCACGTCCGGCGCGGAGGCGGTGGTCATGGGCACGAATCCGACCTCGCTCCTCTCCGCGCGGGCCGAGGGGGTGCCGCTGTTCTACGCAGTGCCCTTCGCCCTCACCCGGCCCCACGTCGAGCAGACGTCGCACCTGGGCCTCGTGCTCGGCGAGGATCCGCTCCGCCGACTGCTCGACCGCGCGGGATCCGCTGCGCTGCGCCTCGTCTACGACCGCCTGCCGATCGCGCCGCGCGCCTTCACCACGGTGGCCCGCGAGGTCGGGGTGGAGCCGCTGCGCACCGGCGCGGCCCTGTTCGAGGGGGATCACACCCTCCTCACCGTCATGCCCTCCGAGCTGGACGGGTACACGCTGCCGCCGAGCTACCACCGGGTGGGTCCGATCTTCGCCGAGCTCCCGTGCGAGGTGCCCGAGGTCGTCGAGCGGCTGGCGGCCGGCCCGCGACCGCTCATCTACCTCGCCCTCGGCTCCTCCGGGGACCGCCGCACCGTGCTCGGCGCGATCCGATCACTCGCCCGGCTCGACGTCGAGGTCATCGCCCCGGTGCGACATCTGCTCAATCCCGGGGACGAGGATTCGCTGCCGGACTCCATCCATCCGGTCGATCTCCTGCCCGCGCACCGGCTCGGCGGGCTCGTCGACGCAGCGGTGATCCACGGCGGACAGGGCACCGTGCAGACGGCGTGCGCCACGGGGGTGCCGTTCGTCGGGATGGGGATGCAGCCGGAGCAGTCGTGGAATGTTCTCGTGTGCGCGCGTGAGGGCAATGCGATCGCGCTGCACCGGCGGGATGCCGGGACCGCGCGGCTGAGCGATGCGGTCTCCCGGCTGCTCGGCGATCCCGCCTACCGCCGGGCGGCGGAACGCGTGCAGGACGAGTACGCCGCCGAGGACGGCTGCGCGGCCGCGGTGCGGGTCATCGAGCAGGTGCTCGCGGGCTCTGCACCGGGCGGCGCCGAGGTGCGGCAGGACTGA
- a CDS encoding enoyl-CoA hydratase-related protein, whose product MSESRSPSSPSVEFPADAPLQVEIHDGIMTLTLRRPERRNAVNQDLADALDRAFAIAEATASVRVIVLTGDGGYFSAGTDLSEGTSPKTADGGSYGFVRRRRSVPVIAAVEGFALGGGFEMVLACDLVVAARDARFGLPEVKRGVVANCGAFFRTPAKLPAVIATEMLLTGDPISVMRAQELGLVNAVAEPGQALAGALELAARITANSPVAVAETTRALIEARDLAEEELWPLTEHASRVLWESPDREEGIRAFFDKREPRWTVR is encoded by the coding sequence GTGTCCGAATCGCGCTCCCCGTCGTCCCCCTCGGTCGAGTTCCCGGCCGACGCCCCGCTCCAGGTCGAGATCCACGACGGCATCATGACCCTCACGCTCCGCCGCCCGGAGCGGCGCAACGCCGTGAACCAGGACCTCGCCGACGCGCTCGACCGGGCCTTCGCCATCGCCGAGGCGACCGCCTCCGTGCGCGTCATCGTCCTCACCGGGGACGGCGGGTACTTCTCCGCGGGCACCGACCTCAGCGAGGGGACCTCGCCGAAGACCGCGGACGGCGGGTCGTACGGCTTCGTCCGGCGCCGGCGGAGCGTGCCCGTCATCGCCGCCGTCGAGGGGTTCGCGCTCGGGGGCGGGTTCGAGATGGTGCTCGCCTGCGACCTCGTCGTCGCCGCCCGGGACGCCCGGTTCGGCCTGCCCGAGGTCAAGCGCGGCGTCGTCGCGAACTGCGGCGCGTTCTTCCGCACGCCCGCCAAGCTCCCGGCGGTGATCGCCACCGAGATGCTGCTGACCGGGGACCCGATCTCGGTGATGCGCGCCCAGGAGCTCGGACTCGTCAACGCGGTCGCCGAACCCGGTCAGGCGCTCGCCGGGGCGCTCGAGCTCGCGGCCCGCATCACCGCGAACTCCCCGGTCGCCGTCGCCGAGACGACGCGCGCGCTCATCGAGGCCCGCGACCTCGCCGAGGAGGAGCTGTGGCCGCTCACCGAGCACGCCTCCCGCGTGCTGTGGGAATCCCCGGACCGCGAAGAGGGGATCCGCGCCTTCTTCGACAAGCGCGAGCCGCGCTGGACGGTGCGCTGA
- a CDS encoding alpha/beta fold hydrolase, giving the protein MDRSLTMRRRALRVPGLRSIRRPIGPRSAGAEAPATGPGPRAGAPGAPSEQNPHTGPEFDLHYVRTGSSTYRRGSDPVAPASGTAALPLVIIPGGPGLASALPYDQVRRRAAARGLEVVMVEHRGVGLSRRDLDGHDLPQEAMSVELAVADLAAVLDAEGIDRAVIIGSSYGTYVAQAFAVDHPDRVGGLVLDSPMLAESDEKVAREFSRDLLYCGTAGWPETRLLAAKVYDLVDTGVVDELTLGRDVRIIYEFAGPRTLDRFLNQVKAGRAKRTLAFLDKAASGDTGEGLPYYMEFDIVGEIAFRELSFFAAGDGRIFDQTHEFEAIRSKYSDYAGQPYDFPAALPTFDFPVLVLSGERDLRTPRPVAEEIVRLAPRGHLVPLPDSGHSALDTHLLPVLVAAEAIATGRVAELAWNPERFAGLPRVTGPSGILPRLIDANLMLDRILSR; this is encoded by the coding sequence GTGGACAGATCCCTCACCATGCGTCGCCGAGCGCTGCGCGTTCCCGGCCTGCGCTCGATCCGCCGCCCGATCGGCCCCCGGTCCGCCGGTGCCGAGGCGCCCGCCACCGGGCCCGGTCCCCGCGCCGGCGCCCCTGGTGCCCCTTCCGAACAGAACCCCCATACCGGCCCGGAGTTCGACCTCCACTACGTCCGGACCGGGTCGAGCACCTACCGGCGCGGGTCCGATCCCGTCGCCCCCGCCTCGGGCACGGCTGCGCTGCCGCTCGTCATCATCCCCGGCGGACCCGGGCTCGCCTCCGCGCTGCCCTACGACCAGGTGCGCCGCCGGGCCGCCGCCCGCGGTCTCGAGGTCGTCATGGTCGAGCACCGCGGCGTCGGGCTGTCCCGCCGCGACCTCGACGGTCATGACCTGCCGCAGGAGGCGATGTCGGTGGAGCTCGCCGTCGCGGACCTCGCCGCCGTCCTCGACGCCGAGGGCATCGACCGCGCGGTCATCATCGGCTCCTCCTACGGCACGTACGTCGCCCAGGCCTTCGCCGTCGACCACCCCGATCGGGTGGGCGGCCTCGTGCTCGATTCGCCGATGCTCGCGGAGAGCGACGAGAAGGTCGCCCGCGAATTCAGCCGCGACCTCCTCTACTGCGGAACCGCGGGGTGGCCCGAGACGCGCCTGCTCGCCGCCAAGGTCTACGATCTCGTCGACACCGGTGTCGTCGACGAGCTCACCCTGGGTCGCGACGTGCGGATCATCTACGAGTTCGCCGGCCCCCGCACGCTCGACCGGTTCCTCAACCAGGTCAAGGCGGGCCGGGCGAAGCGCACGCTCGCGTTCCTCGACAAGGCCGCCTCGGGCGACACCGGCGAGGGCCTGCCCTACTACATGGAATTCGACATCGTGGGCGAGATCGCGTTCCGCGAGCTCAGCTTCTTCGCCGCCGGCGACGGCCGGATCTTCGACCAGACCCACGAGTTCGAGGCGATCCGGTCGAAGTACTCCGACTATGCCGGTCAGCCCTACGACTTCCCGGCCGCGCTGCCGACCTTCGACTTCCCGGTGCTCGTGCTCTCCGGCGAGCGCGACCTCCGCACGCCGCGGCCGGTCGCCGAGGAGATCGTCCGGCTCGCTCCCCGCGGGCACCTCGTGCCCCTGCCGGACAGCGGGCACAGCGCCCTCGACACGCACCTCCTGCCGGTGCTCGTCGCGGCCGAGGCGATCGCGACCGGCCGTGTCGCCGAGCTCGCGTGGAACCCCGAGCGGTTCGCCGGCCTCCCGCGGGTGACCGGACCCTCGGGCATTCTTCCGCGGCTGATCGACGCGAACCTCATGCTCGATCGCATCCTCTCCCGCTGA
- a CDS encoding alpha/beta fold hydrolase, with product MFGDAGPRYREKALALRAEQPPRTVRWATMPPVLNEFFRGMDDYDPRFGQAFYDGSFHDHDDHATTLAAIAVPALLIHCTWFRDENGILMAAMSGDDAERARSLIPDVRFERADSGHTFHFEHPRRYARLVREFTADTVGEVDFLD from the coding sequence ATGTTCGGCGACGCCGGTCCGAGGTACAGGGAGAAGGCGCTCGCCCTGCGTGCCGAGCAGCCGCCCCGCACCGTGCGCTGGGCCACCATGCCCCCGGTGCTCAACGAGTTCTTCCGCGGGATGGACGACTACGACCCCCGGTTCGGGCAGGCGTTCTACGACGGCAGCTTCCACGACCACGACGACCATGCGACCACCCTCGCCGCGATCGCCGTCCCCGCGCTGCTCATCCACTGCACCTGGTTCCGCGACGAGAACGGCATCCTCATGGCGGCGATGAGCGGGGACGATGCCGAGCGCGCTCGGTCGCTCATCCCGGACGTCCGGTTCGAGCGGGCCGATTCCGGCCACACCTTCCACTTCGAGCACCCGCGCCGGTACGCCCGGCTGGTCCGGGAGTTCACCGCGGACACCGTGGGCGAGGTCGACTTCCTCGACTGA
- a CDS encoding PQQ-dependent sugar dehydrogenase — MTLFRTTTMISAGCLILGVLAACVPGGDPGADGSARPATSIETGTPSSASPTPAASDAGAEPAAPEVLATGLDAPWSVVPLPDGSVLVSERDSGRILRVIDGRTETIGEVEGVAHGGEGGLLGLALAPEPAGPAGTGDGGTVSDAARLYAYLTAADGNRVVSYALTGSGSDLALGERQDVLTGIPASGIHNGGRIAFGPDGRLYVSTGDASERPAAQDPDSLAGKILRLEPDGSVPEDNPTAGSPVYSLGHRNVQGLAWDDAGRLWASEFGANAWDELNLIEPGGNYGWPEVEGFGGTGEHLEPERVWPTAEASPSGLAHVGGTLVLASLRGERLWAVEVPEGDPEVTGESDQLPAESLFAGEYGRIRDVVPDPAAGERGILFITNATDGRGDPGPDDDRLLRTTLP; from the coding sequence ATGACCCTGTTCCGGACCACGACGATGATCTCCGCCGGGTGCCTCATCCTCGGCGTGCTCGCCGCCTGCGTTCCCGGGGGTGATCCCGGTGCCGATGGCTCCGCCCGGCCGGCGACGAGCATCGAGACCGGCACCCCCTCATCCGCGTCGCCGACACCTGCCGCGTCCGACGCCGGTGCGGAACCGGCCGCGCCCGAGGTGCTCGCCACCGGTCTCGACGCCCCCTGGTCCGTCGTGCCGCTGCCGGACGGCTCGGTCCTCGTGTCCGAGCGGGATTCCGGCCGCATCCTCCGCGTGATCGACGGGAGGACGGAGACCATCGGAGAGGTCGAGGGTGTGGCCCACGGCGGCGAGGGAGGCCTCCTCGGGCTCGCGCTCGCACCGGAGCCGGCCGGCCCTGCCGGGACCGGCGACGGCGGGACCGTCTCCGACGCGGCTCGGCTCTACGCCTACCTCACCGCCGCCGACGGCAACCGGGTGGTGAGCTACGCGCTCACCGGGTCCGGTTCCGACCTCGCGCTCGGCGAGCGCCAGGACGTGCTCACCGGGATCCCGGCCTCCGGGATCCACAACGGCGGGCGGATCGCCTTCGGCCCCGATGGTCGGCTCTACGTCAGCACCGGGGACGCCTCCGAACGGCCGGCTGCCCAGGATCCGGATTCGCTCGCCGGGAAGATCCTGCGCCTCGAACCCGACGGGTCCGTCCCGGAGGACAACCCGACGGCCGGATCCCCGGTCTATTCGCTCGGCCATCGCAACGTCCAGGGTCTGGCCTGGGATGATGCGGGGCGGCTCTGGGCCTCGGAGTTCGGGGCGAACGCCTGGGACGAGCTCAACCTCATCGAACCCGGCGGGAACTACGGGTGGCCCGAAGTCGAGGGGTTCGGCGGCACCGGCGAGCACCTCGAACCCGAGCGCGTGTGGCCGACCGCCGAGGCGAGCCCGAGCGGGCTCGCTCATGTGGGCGGCACCCTCGTGCTCGCGAGCCTGCGCGGCGAGCGGCTGTGGGCGGTCGAGGTTCCCGAGGGGGATCCGGAGGTCACCGGTGAGTCCGATCAGCTGCCCGCCGAATCGCTGTTCGCGGGCGAGTACGGCCGCATCCGTGACGTCGTCCCCGATCCCGCGGCGGGGGAGCGCGGCATCCTCTTCATCACCAACGCCACCGACGGCCGCGGCGACCCCGGTCCCGACGACGACCGACTCCTCCGCACCACCCTCCCCTGA
- a CDS encoding TetR/AcrR family transcriptional regulator — MSRSVSETSRPYHHGNLRSALLDAAFDLLAATPPSALSLRAVARQAQVSHAAPYHYFTDRTALLEALGTECMVRFVDAQEEATEAAPTGIEKLRAQGLAYIGFAEEHPHAFQLIYDPTICIPGSPTPERAVQIERIETLLGANAVAAQREGLFAGAPSEALAVGLWGTVHGLARLLIEGHFDHAAAVAAIEAIAVPGGPSEAVGSS; from the coding sequence ATGTCAAGATCTGTCTCCGAGACCTCGCGTCCGTACCATCACGGCAATCTGCGCAGCGCGCTCCTCGACGCCGCCTTCGACCTCCTCGCCGCGACCCCGCCGAGCGCGCTCAGCCTCCGCGCCGTCGCCCGGCAGGCTCAGGTGAGCCACGCGGCCCCCTACCACTACTTCACCGACCGCACCGCTCTCCTCGAGGCGCTCGGCACCGAGTGCATGGTGCGGTTCGTCGATGCCCAGGAGGAGGCGACGGAGGCCGCGCCCACGGGGATCGAGAAGCTCCGCGCACAGGGCCTCGCCTACATCGGCTTCGCGGAGGAGCACCCGCACGCCTTCCAGCTCATCTACGATCCGACGATCTGCATCCCCGGCAGCCCGACGCCCGAGCGGGCCGTCCAGATCGAGCGCATCGAAACCCTGCTCGGGGCCAACGCCGTCGCCGCACAGCGCGAGGGGCTGTTCGCCGGCGCCCCGAGCGAGGCGCTCGCCGTGGGTCTCTGGGGCACCGTCCACGGACTCGCCCGGCTCCTCATCGAGGGGCACTTCGACCACGCCGCCGCTGTCGCGGCGATCGAGGCGATCGCGGTGCCGGGCGGGCCCTCGGAGGCGGTCGGCTCCTCCTGA
- a CDS encoding NAD(P)H-dependent oxidoreductase gives MSPVLVLDGHPNPASLTAALADSYAAGAEAAGGAVTRLTVRDLDFDPILHGGYRGHQPLEPDLVRAQELIAESAHLALFTPLWWGSTPALLKGFFDRVFEAGWAYHYEGSMPKGHFTGRSARLLLTTDSPVWYLGPLQGHPTKKQIARSTLRFTGFRPVRFSRFGPVRTSSAADRETWLDRAGEIGAGDARGLARGSRRILSDPFAIREQVRTARAREQGAGSLVGG, from the coding sequence ATGTCCCCCGTCCTCGTCCTCGACGGCCACCCGAACCCCGCATCCCTCACCGCCGCCCTCGCCGATTCCTATGCCGCCGGGGCCGAGGCCGCCGGCGGCGCGGTCACGCGCCTCACCGTGCGCGACCTCGACTTCGACCCGATCCTCCACGGCGGCTACCGCGGCCACCAGCCGCTCGAACCCGACCTCGTCCGGGCGCAGGAGCTCATCGCGGAGTCGGCCCACCTGGCGCTCTTCACCCCGCTGTGGTGGGGCTCGACGCCCGCCCTGCTCAAGGGGTTCTTCGACCGGGTCTTCGAAGCCGGGTGGGCCTACCACTACGAGGGCTCGATGCCGAAGGGGCACTTCACCGGCCGCTCGGCGCGGCTCCTCCTCACGACCGATTCGCCGGTCTGGTACCTCGGCCCCCTCCAGGGGCACCCGACGAAGAAGCAGATCGCCCGCTCGACCCTGAGGTTCACCGGTTTCAGGCCCGTGCGCTTCAGCCGCTTCGGACCGGTCCGCACGAGCAGCGCTGCGGACCGCGAGACGTGGCTCGACCGCGCCGGGGAGATCGGGGCCGGCGATGCCCGCGGACTCGCGCGCGGGTCGCGGAGGATCCTCTCGGATCCGTTCGCGATCCGGGAGCAGGTCCGCACCGCGCGTGCCCGCGAGCAGGGCGCCGGATCCCTCGTCGGGGGCTGA
- a CDS encoding VOC family protein yields the protein MSDHDYPRLRSTVLDAEDHRALAEFYRLLLGWRYRAGDEPGGGNDDFLILEAPDGQRLAFQATEHLPRPTWPSTEVHQQLHLDFTVGDTSTLDHYRARALELGAREIIDKRTDPDEPIVIFADPAGHPFCIFVG from the coding sequence ATGAGCGACCACGACTATCCCCGACTGCGGTCCACCGTCCTCGACGCCGAGGACCATCGCGCCCTCGCGGAGTTCTACCGGCTCCTCCTCGGCTGGCGCTACCGGGCCGGCGACGAACCCGGTGGCGGGAACGACGACTTCCTCATCCTCGAAGCCCCCGACGGTCAGCGGCTCGCGTTCCAGGCCACCGAGCACCTGCCGCGTCCCACCTGGCCGAGCACCGAGGTGCACCAGCAGCTCCACCTCGACTTCACCGTCGGGGACACGTCCACCCTCGACCACTACCGCGCTCGCGCCCTCGAGCTCGGGGCGCGGGAGATCATCGATAAGCGCACCGATCCGGACGAACCGATCGTCATCTTCGCCGATCCAGCAGGTCACCCGTTCTGCATCTTCGTCGGCTGA
- a CDS encoding thiol-disulfide oxidoreductase DCC family protein, which translates to MTAAPDARLTVLFDGHCGFCTRCVEEVRRLDDRGRVEFLAHQVPGVRERWGVTRAQAEYQLWAIGPGGERSGGAQAVAAILDTLLGLDPGTRGRNPGRVRLPRAPLSRASRLPLVEPLLDRAYQWVARNRGRFQWVARNRGRFPGTTPWCSSHPTDCPS; encoded by the coding sequence ATGACCGCCGCGCCGGACGCGCGCCTCACCGTGCTCTTCGACGGGCACTGCGGCTTCTGCACGCGCTGCGTGGAGGAGGTGCGGCGGCTCGACGACCGGGGCCGCGTCGAGTTCCTCGCGCATCAGGTGCCCGGGGTGCGGGAGCGCTGGGGCGTCACGCGCGCGCAGGCCGAGTACCAGCTGTGGGCGATCGGTCCCGGCGGCGAGCGATCCGGGGGAGCGCAGGCGGTCGCCGCGATCCTCGACACCCTCCTCGGTCTCGATCCGGGGACGCGCGGCCGGAACCCGGGTCGAGTGCGGCTGCCGCGCGCACCCCTGAGCCGGGCCTCCCGGCTCCCGCTCGTCGAGCCGCTCCTCGACCGGGCCTATCAGTGGGTGGCGCGCAACCGCGGGCGGTTTCAGTGGGTGGCGCGCAACCGCGGGCGGTTCCCCGGCACGACCCCCTGGTGCTCCTCCCACCCCACCGACTGCCCCTCCTGA
- a CDS encoding CPBP family intramembrane glutamic endopeptidase: MAHVQHPSAPAPRRVAWPVVAVIVLCLVLGTAFLHLTFRVGYDTALFYRFSLVLGACWVAVGIAGRALGDGLTGAERAPLGRAVGIGAVGGFAVGVVSIIGAWVLSLVPWTADLIVSVLGPIGAENFTAVFITAVLVGAAEELAFRGGVFALFRRRPILWSTVIYAIVTCATINPALVVATVVIGVPFAWLRARTGRVAAAVTAHVVWTTVTLSVLSVIV; encoded by the coding sequence GTGGCGCACGTCCAGCACCCGTCCGCTCCCGCCCCCCGCCGCGTCGCGTGGCCGGTCGTGGCGGTCATCGTCCTGTGCCTCGTCCTCGGGACCGCGTTCCTCCACCTGACGTTCCGCGTCGGCTACGACACCGCGCTGTTCTACCGCTTCTCGCTCGTGCTCGGCGCCTGCTGGGTGGCCGTCGGGATCGCCGGCCGTGCGCTCGGGGACGGCTTGACCGGGGCCGAGCGCGCGCCCCTGGGCCGGGCCGTCGGCATCGGGGCGGTCGGCGGTTTCGCGGTCGGGGTGGTGAGCATCATCGGCGCCTGGGTCCTCTCCCTCGTGCCGTGGACCGCCGACCTCATCGTCAGCGTCCTCGGCCCCATCGGCGCGGAGAACTTCACCGCCGTCTTCATCACCGCCGTCCTCGTCGGCGCCGCCGAGGAGCTCGCGTTCCGGGGCGGGGTCTTCGCCCTGTTCCGACGCCGCCCCATCCTCTGGTCGACGGTGATCTATGCGATCGTCACGTGCGCGACGATCAATCCGGCGCTCGTCGTCGCCACCGTGGTCATCGGCGTGCCCTTCGCGTGGCTGCGGGCCCGGACGGGCCGGGTCGCCGCCGCCGTCACCGCCCACGTCGTGTGGACGACGGTGACGCTGTCCGTGCTGTCGGTGATCGTATGA
- a CDS encoding NAD(P)H-binding protein, protein MRVFVTGATGYLGSRLVPALLSAGHEVTAGVRTPARIAEFPWGPRVRAVEFDALRPETLGPALEGCDAAVYLVHSMADRDFARLDARAARDFAAAAAAAGVSRIVYQSGLVPADRPLARTDLSTGGSRRFSTRHSEHVRSRLEVEDILTSGAVPALSLRAAIIVGAGSTSFELVRRLTERLPTIPVPGWMHNWVQPIAVVDVLRALTWALGSDRTGHLDIGGPDVMRYPDFIRLYAQVAGLRRPHVPAGPVPAEVVGPAVARITGLPETVVTALAHSVAEDMVCSNAEPAEWCADGPRLDTASAIRRALSPARTGTELGGDPQTGADTDPRWAGGAVEIEGATRYRSTFGHLFARDR, encoded by the coding sequence ATGCGCGTCTTCGTCACCGGAGCCACCGGCTATCTCGGATCACGTCTCGTGCCCGCCCTGCTGTCCGCCGGGCACGAGGTGACCGCCGGCGTCCGGACTCCCGCCCGGATCGCGGAGTTCCCGTGGGGTCCACGGGTGCGCGCGGTCGAGTTCGACGCGCTGCGGCCGGAGACCCTGGGACCCGCGCTCGAGGGCTGCGATGCCGCGGTCTACCTCGTCCACTCGATGGCCGACCGCGACTTCGCCCGCCTCGACGCCCGGGCCGCCCGTGACTTCGCCGCAGCCGCGGCGGCCGCAGGGGTGTCGCGCATCGTCTACCAGTCGGGGCTCGTCCCGGCGGATCGCCCGCTCGCCCGCACCGATCTCTCCACCGGGGGCAGCCGCCGGTTCTCCACCCGGCACTCCGAGCACGTCCGGTCCAGGCTCGAGGTCGAGGACATCCTCACCTCCGGCGCGGTCCCCGCCCTGTCACTGCGGGCGGCGATCATCGTCGGGGCGGGATCGACGAGCTTCGAACTCGTCCGGCGGCTCACCGAGCGCCTGCCGACGATCCCGGTGCCCGGCTGGATGCACAACTGGGTGCAGCCGATCGCCGTCGTCGACGTGCTTCGGGCGCTGACGTGGGCGCTCGGCTCGGATCGGACCGGGCACCTCGACATCGGCGGCCCCGATGTCATGCGCTACCCCGACTTCATCCGCCTGTACGCCCAGGTCGCCGGGCTGCGGCGCCCTCACGTGCCCGCCGGCCCCGTGCCCGCCGAGGTCGTCGGACCCGCCGTCGCCCGGATCACCGGGCTGCCGGAGACCGTCGTCACCGCGCTCGCCCACAGCGTCGCCGAGGACATGGTGTGCTCGAATGCCGAACCCGCCGAGTGGTGCGCCGACGGCCCGCGCCTCGACACCGCCTCGGCGATCCGCCGCGCGCTCAGCCCCGCACGCACCGGCACCGAGCTCGGCGGTGATCCGCAGACCGGCGCGGACACCGACCCCCGGTGGGCCGGCGGCGCGGTCGAGATCGAGGGCGCCACCCGCTACCGGAGCACGTTCGGACATCTGTTCGCGCGCGACCGCTGA
- a CDS encoding MarR family winged helix-turn-helix transcriptional regulator, whose product MTEDENAGGAPGDAAPPVNASVPVGGAPADSRSPHRNETGFSSLFLLQKFTVESDRYFETVRRTEGMWHTDVHAINAVVEADRRGYAITPTDLRKRLVLSGPATSALIDRLVRDGHLTRHRSETDHRAVILHATERARQMGADMFAPLVDHMMHVMRGIHPDDIALFDAIIVMLTRAVQHAQDEVAAAQAEAGSAPRATGTPDDGPRGEEPTA is encoded by the coding sequence ATGACCGAGGATGAGAATGCCGGAGGGGCACCCGGGGACGCAGCCCCACCGGTGAACGCGTCGGTGCCGGTGGGCGGAGCTCCCGCTGACAGCCGCAGTCCGCACCGGAACGAGACCGGGTTCTCCTCGCTCTTCCTGCTCCAGAAGTTCACCGTCGAATCGGACCGCTACTTCGAGACGGTGCGGCGGACCGAGGGCATGTGGCACACCGATGTCCATGCGATCAACGCCGTCGTCGAGGCCGACCGCCGCGGGTACGCGATCACGCCGACGGATCTCCGCAAGCGCCTCGTGCTCTCCGGACCGGCGACCTCCGCCCTCATCGACCGCCTCGTGCGCGACGGGCACCTCACCCGCCACCGGTCCGAGACCGATCACCGGGCCGTCATCCTCCACGCCACCGAGCGGGCCCGGCAGATGGGCGCGGACATGTTCGCCCCGCTCGTCGACCACATGATGCACGTCATGCGCGGGATCCACCCGGATGACATCGCGCTGTTCGACGCGATCATCGTCATGCTCACCCGCGCCGTCCAGCACGCCCAGGACGAGGTCGCGGCTGCCCAGGCCGAAGCGGGCTCCGCACCGCGCGCGACCGGCACCCCGGATGACGGTCCGCGGGGAGAGGAGCCGACGGCATGA